One Malania oleifera isolate guangnan ecotype guangnan chromosome 10, ASM2987363v1, whole genome shotgun sequence genomic region harbors:
- the LOC131165876 gene encoding cytochrome P450 77A2-like, with product MATLSSSVSSSLSSYYHLFFTATAFLLSSLIFFLSRKAKSKRRFKLPPGPPGWPVVGNLFQVAGSGKPFFQYVKGLLPKYGPIFTLKMGTRTMIVISSAELAHEALVQKGPVFATRPRENPTRNIFSNNKFTVNAAVYGSVWRSLRRNMVQNALSATRLKEFRMVRDAAMDKFVNRLRVEADSAGGAVWVLKNARFAVFCILLSMCFGLEMTEEMIDQMDQMMKTVLITLDPRLDDYLPILSPLFSKQRKRALEVRKKQIETLVPYIEKRRSVLKNPGSDKMASSFSYLDTLFALEIDGRKASLSHGEIVSLCSEFLNGGTDTTGTAIEWAIARLLDNPRIQAKLYEEIRTTVGDRRKVEEKDLEKMPYLNAFSKELLRKHPPTYFSLTHAVVEPATLGGFDIPTDTNVEFFLPGISEDPKIWSHPEKFDPDRFLSGGEDADITGVSGVKMMPFGAGRRICPGLSMATIHINLMLARMVQEFEWSAWPENGKVDFSEKFEFTMVMKNPLRAMIKPRV from the coding sequence ATGGCCACTCTTTCTTCATCtgtttcttcttctctttcttcctACTACCATCTCTTCTTCACTGCTACAGCTTTTCTCCTATCCAGTTTGATCTTTTTTCTCTCCCGGAAAGCCAAATCGAAGCGCAGGTTCAAGCTCCCTCCGGGGCCTCCTGGCTGGCCGGTCGTCGGCAATCTCTTCCAAGTCGCCGGCTCCGGCAAACCCTTTTTCCAGTACGTGAAGGGCCTGCTTCCCAAGTACGGCCCAATCTTCACTCTCAAAATGGGGACCCGAACCATGATCGTCATCAGTAGCGCGGAGCTGGCCCACGAAGCACTCGTCCAAAAGGGCCCCGTATTCGCGACCCGGCCCAGAGAGAACCCGACCCGGAACATCTTCAGCAACAACAAGTTTACCGTCAACGCCGCCGTCTACGGCTCCGTGTGGCGGTCCCTGCGGCGGAACATGGTGCAGAACGCCCTCAGCGCCACCCGCCTCAAGGAGTTCCGCATGGTCCGAGACGCCGCCATGGACAAGTTCGTGAACCGGCTCCGGGTCGAGGCGGATTCGGCTGGAGGAGCGGTTTGGGTCTTAAAGAACGCCCGGTTCGCCGTGTTCTGCATTCTCCTGTCGATGTGTTTCGGGCTGGAGATGACCGAGGAGATGATCGACCAGATGGACCAGATGATGAAGACAGTTTTGATTACTCTAGACCCGAGACTGGACGATTATCTCCCAATCCTTAGCCCATTATTTTCGAAGCAACGAAAGAGAGCCTTGGAAGTTCGTAAAAAGCAGATCGAGACACTGGTACCCTACATCGAGAAACGCCGGTCGGTTCTGAAAAACCCAGGCTCGGACAAAATGGCGTCGTCGTTCTCCTACCTCGACACTCTCTTCGCTCTCGAAATCGACGGCCGAAAAGCGTCATTGAGCCACGGCGAGATCGTGTCGCTCTGCTCGGAATTCCTCAACGGCGGGACCGACACCACGGGAACGGCGATCGAGTGGGCCATCGCGCGGCTCCTCGACAACCCCCGGATTCAGGCGAAGCTCTACGAGGAGATCCGGACGACGGTCGGCGATCGCCGGAAGGTCGAGGAAAAGGACCTGGAGAAGATGCCGTATCTGAACGCGTTCTCGAAGGAGCTCCTGCGGAAGCACCCGCCAACGTACTTCTCGCTGACGCACGCAGTGGTCGAGCCGGCTACGCTGGGGGGGTTCGACATCCCGACCGACACAAACGTCGAGTTCTTCCTGCCGGGGATCTCGGAGGACCCGAAGATATGGTCCCACCCGGAGAAGTTCGACCCGGACCGATTCCTGTCAGGCGGGGAGGACGCGGATATAACGGGTGTCAGCGGGGTGAAGATGATGCCGTTCGGGGCCGGCCGAAGAATATGCCCGGGGCTGAGCATGGCGACGATCCATATCAATCTGATGCTGGCGAGAATGGTGCAGGAGTTCGAGTGGAGCGCGTGGCCGGAGAATGGGAAGGTGGATTTCAGCGAGAAGTTCGAGTTCACGATGGTGATGAAGAATCCTCTTCGAGCTATGATCAAACCCAGGgtatga